Proteins from a genomic interval of Staphylococcus debuckii:
- a CDS encoding DUF1798 family protein: MYTIIQQLIQYTQTMKERYQLAREGTQYSFHQDVVPFTKEIDNLISQLNGKAEYVIALPYMNNKKYHILIQNIEKLSVECHYAKTSRKIFMEKLKSVKYDLKYIKESETQYG; encoded by the coding sequence ATGTACACAATTATCCAGCAGTTGATCCAATATACTCAAACGATGAAAGAACGCTACCAGCTAGCACGTGAGGGAACTCAGTATTCTTTTCACCAAGATGTTGTACCTTTTACTAAAGAAATTGACAATTTGATTTCTCAATTAAATGGAAAGGCTGAGTATGTCATTGCGCTTCCTTATATGAATAATAAGAAATATCATATATTGATACAAAATATTGAAAAACTTTCTGTAGAATGTCACTATGCTAAAACCAGCAGAAAAATCTTTATGGAAAAATTGAAAAGTGTGAAATACGATTTAAAATATATTAAGGAAAGTGAAACGCAATATGGTTAA
- the gpsB gene encoding cell division regulator GpsB, with the protein MADVSLKLSAKDIYEKDFEKTLARGYRREEVDAFLDDIIADYQKMADLDSEVVKLNEENHKLKKELEELRLRVATSRPQENKNFSSNGSTNNVDILKRISNLEKAVFGK; encoded by the coding sequence ATGGCAGATGTATCTTTAAAATTATCAGCGAAAGATATTTATGAAAAAGATTTCGAAAAAACTCTTGCCCGAGGCTATAGAAGGGAAGAAGTAGATGCATTCCTAGATGACATCATTGCAGACTATCAAAAAATGGCTGACTTAGATAGTGAAGTCGTTAAATTAAATGAAGAGAACCATAAGTTGAAGAAAGAACTTGAAGAACTGCGTTTACGTGTAGCAACTTCTAGACCACAAGAAAACAAGAATTTTTCATCAAATGGCAGTACGAATAATGTGGATATACTTAAACGCATTTCTAATTTGGAAAAGGCAGTATTCGGCAAATAA
- a CDS encoding DUF1273 domain-containing protein, with translation MVKTAYITGYKSYELNIFKEDAPEIKYLKAFIENKIKTLIEEGLEWVLIQGQLGIELWAAEVVIALKKEYPELKLGVIPPFQNHTERWNEQNQLQYQQITAHADFIDTVHHAPYEGPYQFKQTDLFMLEHSDITVLLYDEEQEASPKFFKRMLVDFAEQTNYTCDIVTFDEINVFINDLQWSEEESFE, from the coding sequence ATGGTTAAAACTGCCTATATTACAGGATATAAATCTTACGAATTAAATATATTTAAAGAGGATGCACCTGAAATAAAATATTTAAAAGCCTTTATTGAAAATAAGATTAAAACTTTGATTGAAGAAGGCTTAGAATGGGTATTAATACAAGGTCAATTAGGCATTGAATTGTGGGCAGCTGAAGTTGTCATCGCGTTAAAAAAAGAATACCCTGAGTTGAAACTAGGGGTCATCCCACCTTTTCAAAACCATACTGAACGGTGGAATGAACAAAATCAATTACAATATCAACAAATTACAGCACACGCGGATTTTATAGATACTGTTCACCATGCCCCATATGAAGGACCTTATCAGTTTAAACAAACTGATTTGTTTATGTTGGAACACTCTGATATAACAGTATTGTTATATGACGAAGAACAAGAGGCGAGTCCTAAGTTCTTCAAGCGAATGTTAGTTGATTTTGCAGAACAAACAAATTATACTTGTGATATTGTAACATTTGATGAAATAAATGTTTTCATCAATGATTTGCAGTGGTCAGAAGAAGAAAGTTTCGAATGA
- the recU gene encoding Holliday junction resolvase RecU: MNYPNGKPFNTNKTKVGRTNNHQSSKIKYGGRGMTLEKEIEISNDYYLSIGKAVIHKKPTPVQIVDVSYPKRSKAVIKEAYFRTPSTTDYNGVYNGYYIDFEAKETKNKTSFPLKNIHEHQVKHMKSVYEQKGITFLLIRFKTLDEVYLLPYVPFEYFWKRAQQDIKKSITVEEIRKNGYHIPYQYQPRLNYLKAVDKLILDESEDRV; encoded by the coding sequence ATGAATTATCCGAATGGTAAGCCATTTAATACAAATAAGACTAAAGTTGGACGCACAAACAACCATCAGTCGAGTAAAATCAAATATGGTGGTCGCGGGATGACTTTGGAAAAGGAAATTGAAATATCCAATGATTACTACCTTTCGATAGGAAAAGCTGTGATTCATAAGAAACCGACACCCGTCCAAATTGTGGACGTTTCTTATCCAAAACGCAGTAAAGCAGTCATCAAAGAAGCTTATTTCCGAACACCTTCTACAACTGATTATAATGGCGTATATAATGGCTATTATATTGATTTCGAAGCAAAAGAAACTAAAAATAAAACTTCTTTTCCTTTAAAGAATATACATGAGCATCAAGTGAAGCATATGAAGTCGGTATATGAACAAAAAGGCATTACCTTCTTATTGATACGTTTCAAAACTTTAGATGAAGTGTATCTATTACCATATGTACCATTTGAATATTTCTGGAAAAGAGCACAGCAAGATATCAAGAAATCTATTACAGTTGAAGAAATCAGAAAAAATGGTTACCATATTCCTTATCAGTATCAACCACGTTTGAATTATCTCAAAGCCGTTGATAAGTTGATATTAGATGAAAGTGAGGACCGCGTATGA